The genomic region TTCGCCTTCGCTCAGGATGACAACGTGTGCGTTTACGTTCTGTCATTCCGAGCGCAGCGAGGAATCCCCCTCCCTTTGCAGCCGTCTGCTTTCGGTGTGGGATCCCTCGGGCTTCGCCCTCGGGATGACAGGTGCGGGTGCGTTCGCCCATGGGATCCTTCAGCGGCTGCGCCGCTTCAGGATGACAGGAACGCGGACGGACAAAAATAAAAAAGCCCTGACTAGTCAGGGCTTTTGCGTTATTCCTCTCTGCTTTTCGGGTATTCCCGCTTCGGAACGTTTATATAAGGCACGACGGTGTGCGGCGGGAGCGCCTTCGCCAGCGCGGTGATGCGCTCTCTCATCTCCGCCTTTATCCGCGCGCGCTCGGCGGCGGTATCCGCTTCGGGATCCCAGCGCACCGGCTCGCCGAAGGTCATAAGCTTCAGCTTCGGCGACAGGTAGGACGGCACGAAGCACACCGCCTTCCCCGTCCGCTTGTAATACGTCCGCGCGACGTCGACGAAGCCGTCGCGGAGGTCGCACAGTATGCCGTTATCCTCCTTCGCGTGCTCCGGGAAGATGACGACGCAGTCGCCCGCCTCCATGCGCTCCGAGGAGAGCTTCAGTGTCTTGACGATGCGGCGGTCGCGGTAGACGGGTATCGTCTCGGCGTTGTTGAAAAGCAGCATCGCGAGCGGCGCGATCAGGTAGGACGCGAGCTTGTAAAACGGCCTCTGCCACTTCTTTTTCAGCGGCCAGAAATCCTCGTAGGCGTAGGAGGGTATCTCCTTCCACTCCATCATCTCGGCGGCGCACCAGGTCGCGCGGCTGACCGGCGTGTAGAATTCGTACGCCAGCGGCCCGTGGAGCTGACAGTGGTTCGCGACGATGACGCAGGGCTCCCGCGGGATGTTCTCCGCGCCCCGCGCCTCGTATTTGCGGTAAACGAAGCGCACGATCCGCTTTACGATACGGAAGGCGACCGAGGGCTTCTCTTTTTCAAATCTCTTTTTCGACATTTTTTGACGTTTTCTCCGTTGAAGTTTCAACGACTATTATACCACTATCGCCGGCGAATGCAACACGTTTTTGCCGGAGAGGAGGGCGAAATGATATACACCGTCACTCTCAATCCGAGCGTCGACTGCGTGATGACCGTGGGCTCGATCGCGGAGGGCGCGACGAACCGCGCCTCGTCGCAGGAGCTACGCTTCGGCGGCAAGGGAGTCAACGTCTCCCGCGCTCTCGCGCGTATGGGTATCCCCTCCGTCGCGCTCGGCTTCGCCGCCGGCTTCACGGGAGAAGCGCTCGCCGCGGGCTTCGCGGACGAGCCGCTGATAACGCCCGACTTCATCGCGCTGCGCGGGGGCTTCACCCGCGTGAACGTCAAGCTACGCGGCGCGGCGGAGACCGAAATAAACGCGCCCGGGCCGCGCGTCGCGCCCGACGAGGCGGAGGCGTTCCTGCGCCGTCTCGACGCGCTGCGCGAAGGCGACACGGTGATTTTTTCCGGCAGTCTGCCGACGGGGCTCGACGCCGGTTTCTACGCGCGGGCGCTTGAGCGGCTCGAAAGCGGAGGAGTCCGCGCCGCCGTCGACACCTCCGGCGCGGCGCTGAAGGCGTGCCTGCCGCGCAAACCCTTCCTCGTCAAGCCGAACAGGCAGGAGATCGGGGAGCTTTTCGGCGACGGAGCCGACCCCGCGGACTGCGCGGAGCGGCTGTGTAAAGCGGGAGCGCGCTTCGCGCTCGTTTCGCTCGGCGCGGACGGCGCGGCGCTCGCGGACGGGAGCGGCGAAACACGTTTCGCCCCCGCCCTCCCCTGCGAAGGCGGCTGCGCGGTCGGCGCGGGCGACGCGATGCTCGCGGGCTTCCTTGCGGAGATCGACCGCGGCGGCCCCGCGGAGGCGCTCGACGCCGCCGTGCGCTCCGCGAAAGAGTGGATGGAGTCCTCGCGCTGACGCTGATGATCCAAAACCGCGCCCTTTTGGCGCGGTTTTTGTCATTCGCGAAGCGAATATATCGTGTTGCCGAAGGCGGCATATCGCATTTGCCGCAGGTAAATA from Clostridia bacterium harbors:
- a CDS encoding 1-acyl-sn-glycerol-3-phosphate acyltransferase is translated as MSKKRFEKEKPSVAFRIVKRIVRFVYRKYEARGAENIPREPCVIVANHCQLHGPLAYEFYTPVSRATWCAAEMMEWKEIPSYAYEDFWPLKKKWQRPFYKLASYLIAPLAMLLFNNAETIPVYRDRRIVKTLKLSSERMEAGDCVVIFPEHAKEDNGILCDLRDGFVDVARTYYKRTGKAVCFVPSYLSPKLKLMTFGEPVRWDPEADTAAERARIKAEMRERITALAKALPPHTVVPYINVPKREYPKSREE
- a CDS encoding 1-phosphofructokinase family hexose kinase; the protein is MIYTVTLNPSVDCVMTVGSIAEGATNRASSQELRFGGKGVNVSRALARMGIPSVALGFAAGFTGEALAAGFADEPLITPDFIALRGGFTRVNVKLRGAAETEINAPGPRVAPDEAEAFLRRLDALREGDTVIFSGSLPTGLDAGFYARALERLESGGVRAAVDTSGAALKACLPRKPFLVKPNRQEIGELFGDGADPADCAERLCKAGARFALVSLGADGAALADGSGETRFAPALPCEGGCAVGAGDAMLAGFLAEIDRGGPAEALDAAVRSAKEWMESSR